Proteins from a single region of Rana temporaria chromosome 5, aRanTem1.1, whole genome shotgun sequence:
- the LOC120941223 gene encoding putative nuclease HARBI1, whose amino-acid sequence MEVEDITLTAITAVAAAAVYVAQDRIRNVRRRQPGVFRKRTILDDLSEMDIEEMFRLNRQGVMEVYQLIADDIEPLSARNYAIPAMVRLLAVLNFLATGNFQPSCARLIGISRPSLSRFLKPVLKSIKKHMAKYIHFPATMEEWQELKVGFFRQGGMPNCLGAIDCTHIALIPPHNREEQFRNRKCYHSLNVQVVVDSHQRIMSIRSGFPGSCHDSHILRQSALFDRFEQGNMPEGWLVGDAGYGCRSWLLTPLSNPQTAAEVRYNSVHIRTRSVIERTFGMWKSTFRCLSKTGGFLQHSPELVSDIIIVCAILHNIALASNVDLHINNDLPPEIPALPAASEDSSEQGNLIRQSLIQNYFRTRETGTTH is encoded by the exons ATGGAGGTGGAAGATATAACCCTTACAGCCATAACAGCTGTTGCAGCGGCAGCTGTGTATGTAGCCCAGGATAGAATCAGAAACGTTAGACGCAGACAGCCTGGTGTCTTCAGAAAACGTACCATCTTGGATGACCTGTCCGAAATGGACATTGAGGAGATGTTTAGGCTGAATCGCCAGGGGGTCATGGAGGTGTACCAACTAATAGCCGATGACATAGAACCACTGTCAGCGCGAAACTACGCCATTCCAGCCATGGTCAGGCTATTGGCGGTTTTAAACTTTTTAGCCACAGGAAATTTCCAACCCTCCTGTGCTCGGCTAATTGGAATAAGTCGTCCCAGTCTCTCTAGGTTCCTGAAACCTGTTCTGAAATCAATTAAGAAACATATGGCGAAGTACATCCATTTCCCTGCAaccatggaagagtggcaagagttGAAGGTCGGATTTTTTCGACAAGGAGGGATGCCTAATTGCCTGGGAGCCATAGATTGTACTCATATTGCGCTGATACCACCACACAATAGGGAGGAGCAGTTTCGCAATAGGAAATGCTACCATTCCTTAAATGTGCAAGTTGTGGTGGACTCCCACCAGCGCATTATGAGTATCAGATCTGGGTTTCCCGGAAGTTGCCACGACAGCCATATCCTGCGGCAGTCAGCTCTCTTTGATCGATTTGAACAAGGAAACATGCCTGAGGGCTGGCTGGTGG GAGACGCAGGATATGGCTGTAGGTCATGGTTGCTGACGCCTCTGTCGAATCCTCAGACCGCAGCCGAGGTTAGATATAATAGTGTACATATACGCACCCGCTCAGTTATTGAGAGGACTTTCGGAATGTGGAAATCAACATTCCGATGCCTCTCAAAAACTGGCGGGTTTTTGCAGCACTCTCCGGAACTGGTGTCCGATATCATTATTGTTTGTGCAATTCTACATAATATTGCTCTTGCAAGCAATGTAGACTTGCACATCAATAATGATCTGCCACCAGAAATACCGGCCCTCCCGGCTGCCTCTGAGGATTCCTCAGAGCAAGGAAATTTGATTCGTCAGAGTCTTATTCAGAACTATTTCAgg ACCCGAGAAACTGGGACGACTCATTAG